Below is a genomic region from Acomys russatus chromosome 3, mAcoRus1.1, whole genome shotgun sequence.
TGCCTTGCCTGTAAGCATATGGCACAAGGGCTAAGCAAAGTGACTCCTAGCATTATTACTATTTTGAGTGTGCATATGTTGAAATGCACCTGTGGAGTCGGGACTTTCGCATTCTCTCCTTCAAATGTGGTTGACTTTGGTTCCAGGGACCGAAGTCAAGTCATCAGGCCATCTCCTCAGTTCCAGGTAACACCTCTGCAGAGCCAAGCAAATGTCAAAGGCTAGACTAGCTATGTTTCTGGagataaggaaggaaagaggaaaggtgcTGAGGTAGAAAGTGTAAGCATCTCCAGCTGTGGGAGTGGCCAGGTTCCACCCCTAAGGACCTCCAGCCACCAAGCCCCACCCCTCAGAATACCTAACCTTTCTGGGTGAATCCAGCCCCTCCAGAGTTTGCCCCAAGACCAGGCCAACATTCCCAACAATCCCAGGCCATCCTCAAAGGCTTCTCATCCCCCTCAAACCCTATAAAAAGTCTGACAACTCCCACACAgttctgggctgcttctctcctcaGCAGAGGCAACTACCCTCCTGTTTTCCCCCAATAAATCTCTGCGTGAGGTTTGTTATGTGCTGTGACTGTGGCTTTCCTTGGCTCTCAACTGCCAGGATACCTTTCCCTTTTAGAGCTGTAACACTTAACAGGAAGAACTAAGAAACTTAGGGAATTGCAACTCTTACCTGACTATAAGAGTAAAACAGTAACTACAACAGAGTAAGTCAATTGTACCATTTATTGATGATGAAATCAGATTGGAAAACAATCACAACAAAAGCGTCTTCTGAATAGTTTGCTTACTAAGTGGAGGCCTTTCTTCAAAGAATAACATACAAAGGATTGTCAGTGTCGGTGTGGGAGCCCTTGACTGTATACAGAGACAGCAGTGACGTTCACACGTTCTACCCCATATCATATCAAGGAATTACTTTGTAAGGGCGAGGTTTTTGTTTCTAATACCTGTGTCTCAATGATGAACCGTATTTTAGCTGGGTTTCATTGAATAGACTTGCTCACATTGAGATGTACGGAAGCTATTTTTGGTCAGTGGGTGAACACTTGCCCCTGGCTATAAGTGAAGGGGATAAGCAGTTTCGCTTCTGAATGTAGAAAGGTCTATTTTGTAGTATGCTTTTTCGGTGAAGTTTCTTTTTGGTCCTTGGCGCTTTAACTTCTTCTTTTGGATTTTCAGGAAAAGACAGAGGAATGGGTGAAACTGGCACTGGGGACCTTGGTGGGAAGCATCTTGTTGAGGACACTTTAGCCAGCTGTTGAGTTGCTTGGGTAGTGGAAGGCTTGGGTGAAAGTTCCTGGCAAGGGTTTAAAATGGAGTTTTTAGAATTCTTAAAGTCGTCATGAGCTGCAGCACACTGTTTGGCAGAAGATGGACATTTTAGCAACAGTCTAGAGTTCGACTTACATTTGCCAGCATTGCTCCAGTTCCATTTGGAAACATTTTGTTCTGGCTTGCTAGAACCACAATTGTTTTTCCTCTTGTCTCGGGTTTTATCTATGCCAGAGGTCTGTGGAGTCAATGTGTCAGGAAGCTTTGGCGGCCTGGCTCTCAGCGGAACGGCTTTAGAGGAAGACGGTGGCTCTGTCATCGAAAGTATGGAGCTACAGAAAGTGCTTTGTAGCCTTGGCCTCTCTCTTTGTATGGTCATATGTTGTAATCTTTCCAGTTCCAATAAACGAATTATTAAACGCTCAATGGAGCTTTCTGGAGGTTCCACCACTGCCCTCCAACTGTCACACTTTGAGAGGGCAAATCTGCGCAAGTCTAGAGTGTTGAAGGGAGCAGGGAGAAAGTCTGCATATATAGCCACTCCGTTTCCTTCCTCTGTGAGAGATCGCTCTACATGTTCTATCGTTTCCGGTTTCAAGTTCAggtccatctttttaaaatagctgagcAAAGAGtcattcattttctcattttcagataAGTCGCTTTCATCTGTGACAGTTTCCTCTACACTGATGTTTCTGTATTTGAAATTCCAATTTGAGGCAGATAAAGAGTCCCCATTGTTGTTGTCCAAAGTTGAATACGAGTTAATACGAAACTCATTTCTATCCTTCAGAAAGTCTCCATCAGCATAAGGCCAGCAGAGACCTGCTGACATTGGCTGGCCAGGATACAGACTGACTTGCTTGCTGTTCATCAAACCCGGAATACTTGCTAATGAATGGTTTAGAGTGAAAAGCCTAGGACTGTTAGCTGCATTGAAGCCAGTTTCCACTGAAGACTTTttgaattctcttttaaaaaaaaaaaaatttaattagtgGTTTGTTGACTACATTTAAAATGGTATTAAATgatgaggctggagaaatgactctgaAATTAAGAGCATTCGCTTTTATATAGGGTCTGGGTTCTCAGTTTTCAGcaccgacatggtggctcacaaccatccataactctagttccagtaaACCCAGTGTTGTCTTCTTACCTTCAATGGGCACCgggcactcatacatacatgtaggcaaaatactctaGATGTACAAAAAATATTAGTAACCTTCCTCAAAGATAGTTAATGTTTAGTTCCCAAAAGTATTCATGTACATAGCTACCTATGAAAGAGATGTTAGTTTCCAAGTATAGTTGAATGATACTGAATTATGTAACTATACTGTCTAAAATATACATTAAGAAAACTGATGAGCAACTCTTTCTCATTGTGCAAGCACAACTAAACCCATGATGGTGTCTTAAAATGGCTCATGGCTGTTATGAGAATGCAGTTAAGTGGCTAAGTATCCTTGCCTAGGATGCCAGAGAATGGTTACGTGTAGCTTTGAGTAGCACTGAAATTACAGTGGGATGCTTACTGACCTTGAAGTAGATGAAACTTGTAAAGAATGTATGTATGTTACCTATAACAAAGACTTCTATGTTAAACACTGTGGCTTTTCAATTTTATCAAACATTAAGCTCAACAGTGTCTGTCAAAAAATATTCAGTTGTACTTCCTTGGTAATGTTGTTCTAATGATGCCTTCTTAAGAGTAATATATCTAGGCATGATATGAAAATGATACtggaaaagaaatacagaaaatgggGGTGAGGAACCAGAACATAGAACATCAAGTTTCCAGttaggtttcattttgtttgtatgtttgcttattttaaagcTAGCTAGAGAGAAGGTAGCAGTGATGCCCACCTGGTAGAGCTAGCTACTCAGGAAATTAAAGCACTCAGACAGCTTGAGCCTAAGCGTTTGAGCCTAACCTGGAtaacagtcacacacataaacacttaggggaggggggagaagaagagagatggggtcgggaggaatggggggatagagggaaggaaagaagggcaagggggaaaggggagggagggaaggggaagagagggaggataACTAGAAATCCTAACATTGAAAGGTGTGATGCCCCTACTTGACATGTGGTCTCAAAGGCTTCTTAGTTCTTTCATGtccaacatttaataaaaataccaaTTTAAGTCTCTAAAGAATACTTTCATTTCTAGCAAAAGTGACTGGAATGTTCACTTAGCTAAACACAGAGCGTGCCACCTTTCCTTTGAAACACCATaggaaaaattatttgaaatctCTATTAACTGTCACCAGCCGATGGAGTGAGTGAGGAAAGAGCCACACGGAGGTGGCAAAGCACATCTCGGAGTGCCCTGAGAAGTAGGACCTTCTTAGGACAGAACTCTAAATGTTTATACACCCTCAAGTTCCTGTTATTTCATTACTTTACTTGTTGATAATATACCGAGGAGAAAACTCTTAGTAAAATGTGTCATTGATACCAAACTCGTATCAGCAAAAACTCTTACAACAAAGGCCTGCATAGTAGCTACAGCATGGCTACTAAACACTGTCTTCTGGTTATTCCTTAGAACATGCCACCATTAGACAAATTTCCACACTCACTGGCAGAATGGCTACTGACACACCTGTGACTGGAAGAATGTCAAGCGTGTCCTAACCATTGCACCACGCTGCCACAGTTGGTGGGTTCACCTTTGATAAAATGCAGTGCCCTTCATTTGACCTCTCACCTAAAATTCTGGTTCCCAGCTGAGTTCTTTCTGGTATAGGAGACTTCCCTATCTCCGTCAGCACTGCCATTTCCATTAAGACTTAGTCCCTACAATTCCCTGTCATTTTGGTTGTCCCCTCGAGCCTTAACATAAGGCAAAATCTGGGGTTCAGGCAGGAAATGTTTGGACCAGGAGCGATGCTCACTGCCCCATGAGCCACTCTATTGTTATCTGTGTATTAAGAGGAGTAGAACCCAAGATGGTTATTAACTAGGAAAACTGTGTGTAAAGTGACATAGAGCAGTGCCCAGTGAAAGGTCTCAATCACACATTACTAATCTGAATTGTTAAGAAGCAGTCTGGCTGCCAACACAGAATCTAATAAGCCAGAAAATAAGAATTCAAACCCATGTGAGCTCTGATAGGATACTGCTGTCCCGACTGTGTGCTTGCATTAAGGTATCTCCACAACCTCCTCTACCACCATTAATGTGTGACTTTGACAAATGCCTTAACTCTCACTGTACCCAATGTCCTTGTCTGTAAAAGAGGAATGCTGGCAGCAGTCCATCTGGTCAGACTCACAGGAGAGTTACATGAGAGTCTATGTAGGGAGTTAAGTCGTTCCCAGCATAGAGAATTGTACTCTCATGTCTCGGTTCCTTCCCCTCCAATATAAGAAGCCCAGCTCAATGAGCGCGCACCTCACTGTGAGCGTTCAGTACACATACATGGCTGGCTTGGGCTGCCTGAAGTCACTCGCTGTTAGAGAGTGAATTTCTGTAACTTCCTATTATTTGCATAGGatagctttgtttttttcctggttgTGCTTGATCCTCGTAGCTCAAGCAGTTAACaggtatatttaaatttatttcagtggactattaaaaatctatttcctGATGGGTTTggcagcatatgcctttaatcctagcatggtCCTTtgaggcccaggacagccagaccctatctatctcaaaacaaagcaaaatagaacaacaaaagacaccaaacccaaaccaaagccaaaatatataaatatattacatatttttcttacttGCTATTCATGGTACTTCCTTTATTAACAGGAGAACTCCAGAGCTGAAATACCCCTTGGTTACTGTTCTGTTAATATAAAAAGCACACACAGTATTTAAAAGCTGTGGGAATGTCAGCAGCAGCAGTTACTAAAGATATAAGGAAGAAATCATACCTGTGCTCTTCTGTGAGTATGCTCTGATACAGTCAGCTGCAAAACCAGCTGTTCTGCCGGAGTTTTCAGGTGGTTCTATAAGGCAGCAGGAGACTTGAATACAACACAGTCCCATTTGCTAGTCATGTTTTAAGTAAAATCCAGTGTATCACAACTTTACTGTTTTTAGCACTGTCAATTAATAAGACTTAGATACCACTAGCATTACTTTTACAGTTGAATGTTTAATGTGTTGTTATAAAGGGTATATGGACAGATTATGTCCACCACAAAAGAAGATATTGACCATGTCAAATGCTTCAAGATATTTTAAGGGCACACACTACTTTCCTTTTGCCAGGAGTAGGAAACTTCATTTACTACTGCTAAGTTCCATTTACAACACTGAACTTACACTGAAAAAAGTTAATGTAAAaatcttgggttttctttttttcctgatgcTGAGATTGGAACTAGGACCACGCACAGGCTAAGAAAGTGCTCTCCCACTAAGCTGCATTTCCAGTCACATTTTCACTTCTCactttgagacaagggctcactaagttgcccaagcATTCCTGA
It encodes:
- the Fam217a gene encoding protein FAM217A, translated to MGRKSDENCGSHLHVSSTSQESLSQWNLDSEELLAENETSPGNDAAPGGKTNKNHLKTPAEQLVLQLTVSEHTHRRAQNSNQGVFQLWSSPVNKGSTMNSKEFKKSSVETGFNAANSPRLFTLNHSLASIPGLMNSKQVSLYPGQPMSAGLCWPYADGDFLKDRNEFRINSYSTLDNNNGDSLSASNWNFKYRNISVEETVTDESDLSENEKMNDSLLSYFKKMDLNLKPETIEHVERSLTEEGNGVAIYADFLPAPFNTLDLRRFALSKCDSWRAVVEPPESSIERLIIRLLELERLQHMTIQRERPRLQSTFCSSILSMTEPPSSSKAVPLRARPPKLPDTLTPQTSGIDKTRDKRKNNCGSSKPEQNVSKWNWSNAGKCKSNSRLLLKCPSSAKQCAAAHDDFKNSKNSILNPCQELSPKPSTTQATQQLAKVSSTRCFPPRSPVPVSPIPLSFPENPKEEVKAPRTKKKLHRKSILQNRPFYIQKRNCLSPSLIARGKCSPTDQK